Below is a genomic region from Catenuloplanes atrovinosus.
AGCGATCTCCACCCGGTTGCGGGTCGACAGCCGGGTGTGGATGCCGGCGAGGTGACCCTTGACCGTGCCCACGGAGATGTGCAGGTCGGCGGCGATCTCGGCGTTGGATCGGCCGGTGGCGACCAGCCGGGCGACGTCGCGTTCGCGTTCGGTGAGCAGGTGCGGGCCGGGCCGGTCCGGCGTGGCGAATGTCCGGGCGCCGAGGTGTCTCAGTAGGCGCACGGTCACCTGGGGACTGATCAGGGTGTCGCCGGCCACGGCGGCCCGGATCGCCTCGACCATGAGGTTCGGGCCGGACCGCTTGAGCAGGAACCCGGACGCGCCGTGGCGCAGCGCGGCGTACACGTACTCGTCGAGGTCGAACGTGGTGACCACGACGACCCGGATCGGGTCGGCGACGCCGGGGCCGGCGAGTTCGCGGGTGAGGTGAAGGCCGTCCAGGCCGGGCATGCGCACGTCGGCGAGGACAACGTCGGGGCGCAGGTGGCGGGCGAACTCCAGCGCGGTGGTGCCGTCGGCCGCCTCGGCGATCACGGTCATGTCGGGCTGGGCGTCGAGGATCAGGCGGAACGCGACCCGAATGCTCTCCTGGTCGTCGGCGAGCAGAATCCTGATCGGCGTCACCGCGGGCCCTTTCCGTGTGCCAGGGGCAGGACGGCGCGCAACCGCCAGCGGTCGCCGTGCAAACCCGCGTCGACCCGTCCGCCCACCGCCGCCGCGGCCGCGGCGAGTCCCGGCAGCCCGCGCCCACCGGCCGCGGCGAGTCCCGGCAGCCCGCGCCCACCGGTCGTGCCGCGGGCCGGAGCGGCGGGGGCAACCGGCAGGTCGTTGCTCACGGTGACCGTGAGCGTGTCGGCCGCGGTGCGGGTCACCGCGACCCGCACCGCGGTGGCGGCGGGTGCGTGCCGGCGGACATTGGTCAGCGCCTCGGCCACGGTGCGGTAGGCGAGCGCCGAGACGTCGTCCGGAACGGACTCCGCCGGTAGCGGGTCCAGGCTCAGACCCGCGCGCACCGGACCGGCGGCGTCGAAGCCCGCGACCAACGCGGGCAGGTCGTCCAGGCGTGGCGGCCGCTCACCGAGCATGTGGACGGTCCGGTCGAGTGCCGCCAGCGCGTGCTGGCCGGCCTGCTCGATGCGCCGGAACAGCGACGCCGCCGTGTCCGGATCGCCGCCCACGACCAGCCCGGCCTGCGCTGCGGCGAGCATCTCGCTGACATCATGGGCGACGTAGTCGTGCAGATCCCGCGCGAGCCCCTGCCGCTGCGCCCGGCGCGCTCCCGCGGCGGCT
It encodes:
- a CDS encoding sensor histidine kinase, with product MTMASAVLTVLAAVVVARGRGAVVGVAAVVAAAVSVAVTAVERSPGGSPPTWGPALVPLLAEFSALTMMVVRVTHRAPPRVAVPAAGAAGSALALLVLRLTGPPSWLAVVGACGLWGLTAVGAVLVGLYLRREDQRREQAAAGARRAQRQGLARDLHDYVAHDVSEMLAAAQAGLVVGGDPDTAASLFRRIEQAGQHALAALDRTVHMLGERPPRLDDLPALVAGFDAAGPVRAGLSLDPLPAESVPDDVSALAYRTVAEALTNVRRHAPAATAVRVAVTRTAADTLTVTVSNDLPVAPAAPARGTTGGRGLPGLAAAGGRGLPGLAAAAAAVGGRVDAGLHGDRWRLRAVLPLAHGKGPR
- a CDS encoding response regulator transcription factor, which produces MTPIRILLADDQESIRVAFRLILDAQPDMTVIAEAADGTTALEFARHLRPDVVLADVRMPGLDGLHLTRELAGPGVADPIRVVVVTTFDLDEYVYAALRHGASGFLLKRSGPNLMVEAIRAAVAGDTLISPQVTVRLLRHLGARTFATPDRPGPHLLTERERDVARLVATGRSNAEIAADLHISVGTVKGHLAGIHTRLSTRNRVEIAVWAHETGLTRHESP